A genomic stretch from Streptomyces venezuelae ATCC 10712 includes:
- a CDS encoding discoidin domain-containing protein, whose translation MSSVGSPPVLRRPASRVRRATVGALVTSLAGGLLALSPATTAQAAPALLSQGKTATASSTEGAAFSASAAVDGNLGTRWASAWQDAQWIQVDLGSSATLSHAVLTWEAAYGRSYTIQASENGTDWRTVTSVSAGDGGTDDVTLSGTGRYIRMNGLTRATGYGFSLWEFQVYGTTGGTGPTLPGGGDLGPNVHVFDPSTPGIQAKLDQVFQQQESAQFGSGRHAFLFKPGTYNGLNAQIGFYTQIAGLGLRPGDTTINGDVTVDAGWFNGNATQNFWRGAEGLTLNPVNGTDRWAVSQASSFRRMHVKGGLNLAPNGYGWASGGYIADSKIDGQIGNYSQQQWYTRESSIGGWSNSVWNQTFSGVEGAPATSFPEPRYTTLDTTPVSREKPYLYLDGNEYKVFAPAKRVNARGTSWANGAPQGESIPLSQFYVVKPGATAATINQALAQGLHLLFTPGVYHVDQTINVNRANTIVLGLGLATIIPDNGVTAMKVADVDGVRLAGFLIDAGPVNSPTLLELGPQNSAADHAANPTTVQDVYVRIGGAGAGKATTSVVVNSDDAIIDHTWVWRADHGEGVGWETNRADYGVRVNGDDVLATGLFVEHFNKYDVEWYGERGRTIFYQNEKAYDAPNQAAIQNGATKGYAAYRVDDSVTTHEAWGLGSYCNYNVDPTIVQDHGFKAPVKPGVKFHSLLVVSLGGMGHYNHVINDTGASTIPAGTSTVPSTVVSFP comes from the coding sequence ATGTCTTCCGTCGGGTCCCCGCCGGTCCTCCGGCGACCCGCCTCACGTGTCCGACGCGCCACCGTCGGCGCGCTCGTCACCTCCCTGGCCGGCGGCCTGCTCGCCCTCTCCCCCGCCACCACCGCGCAAGCGGCCCCCGCCCTGCTCTCCCAGGGCAAGACCGCCACCGCCTCCTCCACCGAGGGCGCCGCCTTCTCCGCCTCCGCCGCCGTCGACGGCAACCTGGGAACCCGCTGGGCCAGCGCCTGGCAGGACGCCCAGTGGATCCAGGTCGACCTCGGCAGCAGCGCCACGCTCAGCCACGCCGTCCTCACCTGGGAGGCGGCCTACGGCAGGAGCTACACCATCCAGGCCTCCGAGAACGGCACCGACTGGCGGACCGTCACCTCCGTCAGCGCGGGCGACGGAGGCACCGACGACGTCACGCTCTCCGGCACCGGCCGCTACATCCGCATGAACGGCCTCACCCGGGCCACCGGATACGGCTTCTCCCTCTGGGAGTTCCAGGTCTACGGCACCACCGGCGGCACCGGCCCGACGCTCCCCGGCGGCGGCGACCTCGGCCCCAACGTGCACGTCTTCGACCCGTCGACGCCGGGCATCCAGGCCAAGCTGGACCAGGTCTTCCAGCAGCAGGAGTCGGCCCAGTTCGGCAGCGGCCGGCACGCCTTCCTCTTCAAGCCCGGCACGTACAACGGCCTCAACGCCCAGATCGGCTTCTACACCCAGATCGCCGGCCTCGGGCTGCGTCCCGGCGACACCACCATCAACGGAGACGTGACCGTCGACGCCGGCTGGTTCAACGGCAACGCCACCCAGAACTTCTGGCGCGGCGCCGAGGGCCTGACCCTCAACCCGGTCAACGGCACCGACCGGTGGGCCGTCTCGCAGGCCTCCTCCTTCCGCCGCATGCACGTCAAGGGCGGCCTCAACCTGGCGCCGAACGGCTACGGCTGGGCCAGCGGCGGCTACATCGCCGACTCCAAGATCGACGGCCAGATAGGCAACTACTCCCAGCAGCAGTGGTACACCCGGGAGAGCTCCATCGGCGGCTGGTCCAACAGCGTCTGGAACCAGACCTTCTCCGGCGTCGAGGGCGCCCCGGCCACCTCCTTCCCCGAGCCCCGCTACACCACGCTCGACACCACGCCCGTCTCCCGCGAGAAGCCGTACCTCTACCTCGACGGCAACGAGTACAAGGTCTTCGCCCCCGCCAAGCGCGTCAACGCCCGCGGCACCAGCTGGGCCAACGGCGCCCCGCAGGGCGAGTCGATCCCGCTGAGCCAGTTCTACGTGGTCAAGCCGGGCGCCACCGCCGCCACCATCAACCAGGCGCTGGCCCAGGGCCTGCACCTGCTGTTCACGCCCGGCGTCTACCACGTCGACCAGACCATCAACGTGAACCGCGCGAACACGATCGTGCTCGGCCTCGGCCTCGCCACGATCATCCCGGACAACGGCGTCACCGCGATGAAGGTCGCCGACGTCGACGGCGTCCGCCTCGCCGGCTTCCTCATCGACGCCGGCCCGGTCAACTCGCCGACCCTGCTGGAACTCGGACCGCAGAACTCCGCCGCCGACCACGCCGCCAACCCGACCACCGTGCAGGACGTGTACGTCCGCATCGGCGGCGCCGGCGCGGGCAAGGCCACCACCAGCGTGGTCGTGAACAGCGACGACGCCATCATCGACCACACCTGGGTGTGGCGCGCCGACCACGGCGAGGGCGTCGGCTGGGAGACCAACCGGGCCGACTACGGCGTCCGGGTCAACGGCGACGACGTCCTCGCCACCGGACTCTTCGTCGAGCACTTCAACAAGTACGACGTCGAGTGGTACGGCGAGCGCGGCCGCACGATCTTCTACCAGAACGAGAAGGCGTACGACGCCCCCAACCAGGCCGCCATCCAGAACGGCGCGACCAAGGGGTACGCCGCCTACCGGGTCGACGACTCCGTGACCACCCACGAGGCCTGGGGCCTCGGCAGCTACTGCAACTACAACGTGGATCCGACGATCGTCCAGGACCACGGCTTCAAGGCACCCGTCAAGCCGGGCGTGAAGTTCCACAGCCTCCTCGTCGTGTCCCTCGGCGGCATGGGCCATTACAACCACGTCATCAACGACACCGGGGCGTCCACCATCCCCGCCGGCACCTCCACCGTGCCCTCCACCGTCGTCTCCTTCCCCTGA
- a CDS encoding discoidin domain-containing protein yields the protein MTATQAPTTRRRTRTRTTASLVSVGALLTTALSSATMLTAAPATAAETLLSQGKTATASSTEGAAWAASAAVDGDLTGTRWASQWSDAQWLQVDLGAGANISRVVLNWEGAYGKAYDIQLSDNGTDWRTVKSVTAGDGGTDELAVTGTGRYVRLQGITRGTGYGYSLWEFRVYGGGSTQPEPGGAVRVTGTQGNWQLTVGGQPYTVKGVTWGPAMADAPRYMPDVRSMGVNTVRTWGTDAGTKPLLDAAAAHGVKVINGFWLQPGGGPGSGGCVNYVTDSAYKSSMLTEFAKWVDTYKSHPATLMWNVGNESVLGLQNCYGGTELEAQRNAYTTFVNDVAKKIHSIDPDHPVTSTDAWTGAWPYYQRNAPDLDLYSMNAYGDICGVRQDWVEGGYTKPYIITETGPAGEWETPKDANGVPDEPTDVQKADGYTKAWNCVTGHQGVALGATVFHYGTEHDFGGVWFNLLPDGLKRLSYYALKKAYTGSVAGDNTPPVISGMTVTPAGSAPAGGEFTVRADIRDPDGDPVTTKIYLSGNYANGDKRLIEAPYRSLGNGTFAVTAPEKLGLWKVYVQAEDGRGNAGIETKSVKVVAPPVAGTNIALNRPTTASSAQASYGDCPCPATHATDGNPTTRWASDWSDPQWIRVDLGSVRSFNRLQLVWDPAFARAYEVQVSDDGATWRTIHATTTGNGDIDTIETGATARYVKLQLTARGTGWGYSLHEFGIYS from the coding sequence ATGACCGCGACCCAAGCCCCCACCACACGAAGGCGCACCCGCACCCGCACGACGGCCTCGCTCGTCTCCGTCGGTGCCCTGCTCACCACCGCCCTCTCCTCCGCCACGATGCTGACCGCGGCGCCCGCCACCGCCGCGGAGACCCTCCTCTCCCAGGGGAAGACCGCCACCGCCTCCTCCACCGAGGGCGCCGCCTGGGCCGCCTCCGCCGCCGTCGACGGCGACCTCACCGGAACCCGCTGGGCGAGCCAGTGGAGCGACGCCCAGTGGCTCCAGGTCGACCTGGGCGCCGGCGCGAACATCAGCCGCGTCGTCCTGAACTGGGAGGGCGCCTACGGCAAGGCGTACGACATCCAGCTCTCCGACAACGGAACCGACTGGCGCACCGTCAAGTCCGTGACCGCGGGCGACGGCGGCACCGACGAACTCGCGGTCACCGGCACCGGCCGCTACGTCCGCCTCCAGGGGATCACCCGGGGCACCGGCTACGGCTACTCCCTGTGGGAGTTCCGGGTGTACGGCGGCGGGTCCACGCAGCCCGAGCCCGGCGGCGCCGTCCGCGTCACCGGCACCCAGGGCAACTGGCAGTTGACGGTCGGCGGGCAGCCGTACACCGTCAAGGGCGTCACCTGGGGCCCCGCGATGGCCGACGCCCCCCGCTACATGCCGGACGTCAGATCGATGGGCGTCAACACGGTCCGCACCTGGGGCACCGACGCCGGCACCAAACCGCTGCTCGACGCGGCGGCCGCCCACGGCGTCAAGGTGATCAACGGCTTCTGGCTCCAGCCGGGCGGCGGCCCGGGCTCCGGCGGCTGCGTCAACTACGTGACGGACAGCGCGTACAAGAGCAGCATGCTCACCGAGTTCGCCAAGTGGGTCGACACCTACAAGTCCCACCCCGCCACCCTCATGTGGAACGTCGGCAACGAGTCCGTCCTCGGTCTGCAGAACTGCTACGGCGGCACCGAGCTGGAAGCCCAGCGCAACGCTTACACCACCTTCGTCAACGACGTCGCCAAGAAGATCCACTCCATCGACCCCGACCACCCCGTGACCTCCACGGACGCGTGGACCGGCGCCTGGCCCTACTACCAGCGCAACGCGCCCGACCTCGACCTCTACTCGATGAACGCCTACGGCGACATCTGCGGGGTCCGCCAGGACTGGGTGGAGGGCGGCTACACCAAGCCGTACATCATCACCGAGACCGGGCCGGCCGGCGAATGGGAGACCCCCAAGGACGCCAACGGCGTCCCCGACGAACCCACCGACGTCCAGAAGGCCGACGGATACACCAAGGCCTGGAACTGCGTAACCGGCCACCAGGGCGTCGCCCTCGGCGCGACCGTCTTCCACTACGGCACCGAGCACGACTTCGGCGGCGTCTGGTTCAACCTGCTCCCCGACGGCCTCAAGCGCCTCTCGTACTACGCCCTCAAGAAGGCGTACACCGGCTCCGTCGCCGGCGACAACACCCCGCCGGTCATCAGCGGCATGACGGTCACCCCCGCCGGATCCGCCCCGGCCGGCGGCGAGTTCACGGTCCGCGCCGACATCCGCGACCCCGACGGCGACCCCGTCACCACCAAGATCTACCTGAGCGGCAACTACGCCAACGGCGACAAGCGCCTGATCGAGGCCCCGTACCGCTCCCTCGGCAACGGCACCTTCGCCGTCACCGCGCCCGAGAAGCTCGGCCTGTGGAAGGTGTACGTCCAGGCCGAGGACGGCCGCGGCAACGCAGGCATCGAGACGAAGTCCGTCAAGGTCGTCGCCCCGCCCGTCGCCGGCACCAACATCGCCCTGAACAGGCCCACCACCGCCTCCTCCGCGCAGGCCTCCTACGGCGACTGCCCCTGCCCGGCCACCCACGCGACCGACGGCAACCCCACCACCCGCTGGGCCAGCGACTGGAGCGACCCGCAGTGGATCCGGGTCGACCTCGGCTCGGTCCGCTCCTTCAACCGGCTCCAGCTGGTCTGGGACCCCGCCTTCGCCCGCGCCTACGAGGTCCAGGTCTCCGACGACGGCGCCACCTGGCGCACCATCCACGCCACCACCACCGGAAACGGCGACATCGACACCATCGAGACCGGCGCCACCGCACGGTACGTCAAGCTCCAGCTCACCGCGCGCGGCACCGGCTGGGGCTACTCGCTCCACGAGTTCGGCATCTACAGCTGA
- a CDS encoding DUF1996 domain-containing protein: MRIRGRTLSASLLTAALGVSALTVNTYTAATAHGETTAPATAAGAHSAHSAGAAQGHVMAASALPSGDDADGDGYIPAVPPVTGVTPSTATPPPAYHHEFQAGCSVTHTAPDDPIVYPGQFGKSHDHTFMGNTSTNAASTTGSLYGGNTTCKAPADASAYWMPSLYKGDQKILPVGPQVIYYKAGVTDYRSVRPFPKGLRFVVGNPTQTAEEFRGHKGFVEGWECGDSFFNTDFPASCPSRPDVQLNLRMQAPSCWNGLHLDTPDHKSHMAYPVVKPGTNDNMCPASHPVALPMIEFKMAWPVNGDMSQIRLASGRGYSFHYDFFNAWEERTLKALVDHCIVGGLQCDTRGFDLYRPERGVVLDENHRLP, translated from the coding sequence ATGAGAATCCGCGGCCGGACCCTGTCCGCCTCACTGCTCACCGCCGCCTTGGGCGTCTCCGCCCTCACGGTGAACACCTACACCGCGGCCACCGCCCACGGGGAGACCACCGCCCCGGCCACCGCCGCCGGCGCCCACAGCGCGCATTCGGCGGGCGCCGCCCAAGGCCACGTCATGGCGGCCTCCGCGCTCCCCTCGGGGGACGACGCCGACGGCGACGGCTACATCCCGGCCGTACCCCCGGTCACCGGGGTGACCCCGTCCACGGCCACCCCGCCCCCGGCCTACCACCACGAGTTCCAGGCCGGCTGCTCCGTCACCCACACCGCGCCGGACGACCCGATCGTCTACCCGGGCCAGTTCGGCAAGTCCCACGACCACACGTTCATGGGCAACACCTCCACGAACGCCGCCAGCACCACCGGCTCGCTCTACGGAGGCAACACCACCTGCAAGGCGCCCGCGGACGCCTCCGCCTACTGGATGCCCTCGCTGTACAAGGGCGACCAGAAGATCCTGCCCGTCGGCCCGCAGGTCATCTACTACAAGGCGGGCGTCACCGACTACCGGAGCGTGCGCCCCTTCCCCAAGGGGCTGCGGTTCGTCGTCGGCAACCCGACGCAGACCGCCGAGGAGTTCCGCGGCCACAAGGGGTTCGTCGAGGGCTGGGAATGCGGTGACAGCTTCTTCAACACCGACTTCCCGGCGAGCTGTCCGAGCCGGCCCGACGTCCAGCTCAACCTGCGCATGCAGGCCCCCAGCTGCTGGAACGGCCTGCACCTCGACACCCCCGACCACAAGAGCCACATGGCGTACCCGGTGGTCAAGCCCGGCACCAACGACAACATGTGCCCGGCCTCCCACCCGGTCGCCCTGCCGATGATCGAGTTCAAGATGGCGTGGCCGGTCAACGGCGACATGAGCCAGATCCGCCTGGCCAGCGGCCGCGGCTACTCCTTCCACTACGACTTCTTCAACGCGTGGGAGGAGCGCACCCTCAAGGCCCTCGTCGACCACTGCATCGTCGGCGGCCTGCAGTGCGACACCCGGGGCTTCGACCTGTACCGCCCCGAACGCGGTGTCGTGCTCGACGAGAACCACCGCCTGCCCTGA
- a CDS encoding GH1 family beta-glucosidase, whose protein sequence is MNAPAPSATAHHDALIDLLPPHFRFGAATSAFQIEGATAEDGRTPSIWDTFCRVPGAVDNGDTGDVACDHYHRMPEDVALLASLGLDTYRFSVSWSRVQPHGRGPANPAGIGFYDRLVDELLAHGLTPWLTLYHWDLPQELQDAGGWPARDTAHRFADYAELVHERLGDRVTHWTTLNEPFCSAVLGHVEGVHAPGGRSFADGVRAVHHLHLAHGLAVQRLRSAARRPLDLAVTHLLGTSRPATGSAADREAARRADALGFRFYLDPVLRGRYPQDLVDDLAARGVEIPVRPGDLEIISSPIDTLGVNYYRSMRTSGVDETGAGTDSLGVPVTRNLPHGGLPVTGLGWEVMPHDLTELLLRISRDYPGTPMVVTENGAAYEDVPDADGFVEDSDRTAYLASHLAAVAEARTRGADVRGYFAWSLLDNFEWAYGYDKRFGLVRVDYATQTRTPKRSALWLGATARRVRAAGGHG, encoded by the coding sequence ATGAACGCGCCCGCGCCGTCCGCCACCGCCCACCACGACGCGCTCATCGACCTCCTCCCGCCGCACTTCCGCTTCGGAGCGGCCACCTCCGCCTTCCAGATCGAGGGAGCCACCGCCGAGGACGGCCGCACCCCGTCCATCTGGGACACCTTCTGCCGCGTCCCCGGGGCCGTCGACAACGGCGACACCGGAGACGTGGCCTGCGACCACTACCACCGCATGCCCGAGGACGTGGCCCTGCTCGCCTCCCTCGGCCTCGACACGTACCGCTTCTCCGTCTCCTGGTCCCGCGTCCAGCCCCACGGCCGAGGACCGGCCAACCCGGCGGGCATCGGCTTCTACGACCGCCTCGTCGACGAACTCCTCGCGCACGGCCTCACCCCCTGGCTCACCCTGTACCACTGGGACCTGCCCCAGGAGCTCCAGGACGCCGGCGGCTGGCCCGCCCGCGACACCGCCCACCGGTTCGCCGACTACGCCGAACTCGTCCACGAACGTCTCGGCGACCGCGTCACCCACTGGACCACCCTCAACGAACCGTTCTGCTCGGCCGTCCTCGGCCACGTGGAAGGCGTCCACGCGCCCGGCGGCCGCTCCTTCGCCGACGGGGTGCGCGCCGTGCACCACCTGCACCTCGCCCACGGGCTCGCGGTCCAGCGGCTGCGCTCCGCCGCCCGCCGGCCCCTCGACCTGGCCGTCACGCACCTCCTCGGCACCAGCCGGCCCGCCACCGGATCGGCCGCCGACCGCGAGGCCGCGCGCCGGGCCGACGCCCTCGGGTTCCGCTTCTACCTCGACCCGGTCCTGCGCGGCCGGTACCCGCAGGACCTCGTCGACGACCTGGCCGCGCGCGGCGTCGAGATCCCGGTCAGGCCGGGCGACCTGGAGATCATCTCCAGCCCGATCGACACCCTGGGCGTCAACTACTACCGCTCGATGCGTACGTCGGGAGTCGACGAGACCGGCGCCGGCACCGACTCCCTCGGCGTCCCCGTCACCCGGAACCTGCCGCACGGCGGCCTGCCGGTCACCGGCCTCGGCTGGGAGGTGATGCCGCACGACCTCACCGAGCTGCTGCTGCGCATCTCCCGCGACTACCCCGGCACGCCGATGGTGGTCACCGAGAACGGCGCCGCGTACGAGGACGTGCCCGACGCCGACGGCTTCGTCGAGGACTCCGACCGCACCGCCTACCTCGCGTCCCACCTCGCCGCCGTGGCCGAGGCCCGCACCCGGGGCGCCGACGTCCGCGGCTACTTCGCCTGGTCGCTCCTGGACAACTTCGAGTGGGCGTACGGCTACGACAAGCGCTTCGGCCTCGTCCGCGTCGACTACGCCACCCAGACCCGTACGCCCAAGCGCAGCGCCCTGTGGCTCGGCGCGACGGCCCGCCGCGTCCGGGCCGCCGGCGGGCACGGGTGA
- a CDS encoding cytochrome P450 family protein — protein sequence MTDPTQEPDSRQNSSPAHPPHPAYAAHPAHPPHPAYAAYAALRSTCPVRPAPGTGERPGFLVTGYAEAREALGDSRLSKDTAAFFAGKGSRRRLHPAVAHTMLASDPPRHTRLRKLVTRAFTTGAVAELRPFIARVTDELLDQWPDGEPFDVVAGLAVPLPVIVICRLLGIPQHDRPEVQRWSGQLFAAGRPDVVDAASHALAEYMTGLIATKRRDPGGSLLDRLVVARDGDDRLSEEELVSLAVLLLVAGHETTTNTLGNALLALLQHPAALARLGADPDGVPAALDELLRFDSAVSTATFRFTTEPVTLGGTDIPAGVPVLIALGAANRDPVRFPAPDRLDLDRDASAHLAFGHGIHRCVGAPLARAETEIALRALLTRFPGIRLAVPPDELTWRPTRLVRGLESLPVLASTP from the coding sequence ATGACCGACCCGACCCAGGAGCCCGACTCCCGCCAGAATTCCTCCCCGGCCCATCCGCCTCACCCGGCATACGCGGCCCACCCGGCCCATCCGCCTCACCCGGCATACGCGGCCTACGCGGCCCTGCGCTCCACCTGCCCCGTGCGGCCCGCCCCCGGCACCGGGGAGCGCCCCGGTTTTCTGGTCACGGGTTACGCGGAGGCCCGGGAGGCGCTCGGCGACTCCCGCCTCTCGAAGGACACGGCCGCGTTCTTCGCGGGCAAGGGGTCGCGGCGCCGGCTCCACCCCGCGGTCGCCCACACGATGCTGGCCAGCGACCCGCCCCGGCACACCAGGCTCCGCAAGCTGGTGACGAGGGCGTTCACCACCGGGGCCGTCGCGGAGCTGCGTCCCTTCATCGCCCGCGTCACGGACGAACTGCTGGACCAGTGGCCGGACGGCGAGCCGTTCGACGTCGTGGCGGGCCTCGCGGTGCCGCTCCCGGTGATCGTGATCTGCCGGCTGCTCGGGATCCCCCAGCACGACCGGCCCGAAGTACAGCGCTGGTCGGGGCAGCTCTTCGCGGCCGGGCGGCCCGACGTCGTCGACGCGGCCTCGCACGCGCTGGCCGAGTACATGACCGGCCTCATCGCCACCAAGCGCCGGGACCCCGGCGGTTCGCTGCTCGACCGGCTCGTCGTGGCTCGCGACGGCGACGACCGTCTGAGCGAGGAGGAGCTGGTCTCGCTGGCCGTGCTCCTGCTCGTGGCCGGCCACGAGACCACCACCAACACCCTCGGCAACGCCCTCCTGGCCCTGCTCCAGCATCCGGCCGCGCTGGCCCGCCTCGGCGCGGACCCCGACGGCGTCCCCGCCGCGCTGGACGAACTGCTGCGCTTCGACTCGGCGGTGAGCACGGCCACCTTCCGGTTCACCACGGAACCCGTCACGCTCGGCGGCACCGACATCCCCGCGGGCGTCCCGGTCCTGATCGCCCTCGGAGCGGCCAACCGGGACCCCGTACGGTTCCCGGCCCCGGACCGACTCGACCTGGACCGCGACGCGTCCGCCCACCTCGCGTTCGGCCACGGCATCCACCGCTGCGTCGGCGCGCCCCTGGCGAGGGCGGAGACGGAGATCGCCCTACGAGCCCTGCTGACCCGCTTCCCGGGCATCCGTCTCGCCGTACCGCCGGACGAACTGACATGGCGCCCCACCCGACTCGTCCGCGGTCTGGAGTCCCTCCCGGTCCTCGCGTCGACGCCCTAG
- a CDS encoding TIGR03086 family metal-binding protein, whose product MTHTENTSRSTAAPATDDPRRHLMKAIALAGRTVAAVRPEQFDGPTPCTEFTVRRLTGHLVAVLRRIALAGRGGDVTTLPTVDDDLADTAWREAWDAAVREVEEAWADPSILGRTLILPFGNLPGAAAAAVWTSEFTVHTWDMATATGQLPDWDPEVVAVSYAAMRRGLPAGPRDGAPFGAAVEVDPDAPAIDRLVAWCGRKP is encoded by the coding sequence ATGACTCACACCGAGAACACCTCACGGTCCACCGCCGCCCCTGCCACCGACGACCCCCGCCGGCACCTGATGAAGGCGATCGCGCTGGCCGGACGCACCGTCGCCGCGGTCCGGCCCGAGCAGTTCGACGGGCCCACGCCCTGTACCGAATTCACCGTCCGGCGGCTCACCGGGCACCTCGTCGCCGTCCTGCGCCGCATCGCCCTCGCGGGACGCGGCGGCGACGTGACGACTCTCCCCACGGTCGACGACGACCTCGCGGACACCGCGTGGCGGGAGGCGTGGGACGCCGCGGTCCGTGAGGTCGAGGAGGCCTGGGCGGACCCCTCGATCCTGGGCCGGACGCTGATCCTGCCGTTCGGGAACCTTCCCGGCGCCGCCGCCGCGGCCGTCTGGACCTCGGAATTCACCGTACACACCTGGGACATGGCCACCGCGACCGGCCAACTCCCCGACTGGGACCCCGAGGTCGTGGCGGTCTCGTACGCCGCCATGAGGCGCGGGCTGCCCGCCGGCCCGCGTGACGGCGCGCCGTTCGGCGCGGCGGTCGAGGTCGACCCGGACGCGCCGGCCATCGACCGCCTCGTGGCGTGGTGCGGACGCAAGCCGTAG
- a CDS encoding helix-turn-helix transcriptional regulator yields the protein MRADRLVATLLFLQTRTRVTVAEVAAELEVSPRTARRDLEALSTAGIPVYSQRGRGGGWSLVGGARTDLTGLTADEIRALFLLAGPSSTTPELRTALRKLVRALPAPLRSGAEAASRAGLADGTHWSRADTATGPHLDALRRAVVDGIQVRLGYAGPGKPVGVRTVHPLGLVAKAGHDYLVAGTERGLRTFRLSRVASVEPTGEPVVRPDDFDLPTVWRSFAARLEERLYAATVRARARPDAMAILERLFDGRLRVGAVLPDGWTEIRVDGPTPEVVATQLAGLGARIEVLDPPEARERLALLAVELAGVYGPPSGSREGSAG from the coding sequence ATGAGAGCCGATCGCCTGGTGGCCACCCTGCTGTTCCTCCAGACCCGCACCCGGGTGACCGTGGCCGAGGTCGCCGCCGAGCTCGAAGTGTCGCCGCGGACCGCACGCCGGGACCTGGAGGCCCTGTCCACCGCGGGCATCCCCGTCTACTCGCAGCGAGGCCGCGGCGGCGGCTGGTCGCTGGTCGGCGGCGCCCGTACGGACCTCACCGGCCTGACCGCCGACGAGATCCGGGCGCTGTTCCTGCTCGCGGGCCCTTCGTCGACCACGCCCGAACTCCGTACGGCGCTGCGCAAGCTGGTCCGCGCGCTGCCCGCGCCCCTGCGGTCGGGCGCCGAGGCCGCGTCGCGGGCCGGTCTCGCCGACGGCACGCACTGGTCGCGCGCCGACACGGCCACCGGGCCGCACCTCGACGCGCTCCGGCGGGCCGTCGTGGACGGGATCCAGGTGCGGCTCGGGTACGCCGGGCCCGGCAAGCCCGTGGGCGTGCGGACCGTCCATCCGCTCGGGCTCGTGGCCAAGGCGGGTCACGACTATCTCGTCGCCGGGACGGAGCGGGGCCTGCGGACCTTCCGGCTCAGCCGGGTGGCCTCGGTCGAGCCCACCGGCGAACCCGTCGTGCGGCCGGACGACTTCGACCTGCCCACGGTCTGGCGCTCGTTCGCCGCGCGGCTGGAGGAGCGGCTGTACGCGGCGACGGTGCGGGCCCGGGCCCGGCCGGACGCCATGGCGATCCTTGAGCGGCTGTTCGACGGTCGTCTGCGCGTCGGCGCGGTGCTTCCCGACGGGTGGACGGAGATCCGGGTCGACGGGCCGACGCCGGAGGTGGTGGCGACACAGCTGGCCGGTCTCGGGGCGCGCATCGAGGTGCTGGACCCGCCGGAGGCGAGGGAGCGTCTCGCCCTCCTTGCGGTCGAGCTGGCCGGGGTATACGGGCCGCCGTCGGGCTCGCGCGAGGGTTCGGCGGGGTGA
- a CDS encoding DUF6296 family protein → MIPVRYELVFPDDTGSGQDVVLVERTSAKGPGGHPVYADPTGIIRAEISDHDEVRVLATGGHQAPHAHVEARRVTDVDPHDPAGPAAPAA, encoded by the coding sequence ATGATCCCAGTCCGTTACGAGCTGGTGTTCCCCGACGACACGGGTTCGGGCCAGGACGTCGTCCTCGTCGAGCGCACCTCGGCCAAGGGGCCCGGCGGCCATCCGGTGTACGCGGACCCCACCGGCATCATCCGGGCGGAGATCAGCGACCACGACGAGGTACGCGTCCTCGCCACCGGCGGGCACCAGGCCCCGCACGCGCACGTGGAGGCCCGCCGCGTCACCGACGTCGACCCCCACGATCCCGCCGGCCCCGCCGCCCCCGCGGCCTGA